The region TCTTTTCACTGATGGTTTTTGGGAGTAAAATGTATTCCCAGGCAATAAATACGGCCCAGGAAGTTCAAAAAGAAAGTAAAAAACTCAAGAAAGCTGTCGATAACAAGGATGAAAGCGCACAGGCCGATTCTTATTACAATATTGCTGAAAGTTTTTTCAATGACGGTAATTTTCCGAAAAGTGAAGAATATTACAATAAAGCGAAAAATATTTATGAAAAGCTCGATGATAAGCCTAATATTGAAAAGACCAGCCGGAAATTAGCCCAATCTCAGGAAAAACAGAAAAAAATAACTCCTGCAATCAGCAACTACAGCAGAGCAGCAGAAATGAGCTTTACCGAAAAAAGTAAACAGGTAAACTCAAATGATGCAACAAGACTTTCCGCCAGTTCTGCGGAAGAAAAAGCAACAGTGATTCAGAATAATATCCAGATCAACGAAAAAGAGAAAGATAAGGGAAATTTAGCGGCAAGCTACAGCCAAATGGCGGATGTGAATATTGAGCAGAAAAATATTCCTAAAGCCGAAGAAAACCTGAATAACGCTTACAAGGCTTCCAGACAGGCTGCACCGCAACAGGCTTTAGAAATCAGTCAGAAGCTCACAAACTTTTATGTTGAAAATAAAAATTTCGATAAAGCCATTGAAACTAAAAAAAAGGTCTTAAAAGAATCTTTTGTAAAGGATAATTCTCAGGAAAAAGTGAACCAGATTCAGGAGCTTGCCGATATTTATATCAAAAAAAATGATACTGAAGCTGCTGTTTCCTTATTGAAAAACGCCTACAAACTTTCCCTGGAAAAAGGACATACACTGGAAGCTCAAAAAAGTGTAAAAAAACTGGACAGTCTTTATAACATCTCTCAAAATACCGATGCATCAGTCCTGTTGTACAGAGATTTTCTGGAGAAATTACCGGATTTGGTTTCTAAAGATAAAAGTCTGATCGATAAGAAAGTACTTGAAGATACAGAAGAAAGAATCTCACAGCTGGAAAAGGAAAAAGGACTGAAAGATGAGCTGATCCGTAAGAAAAATGTTTTCAATTACAGTCTTATCGGTGCTTTACTTGTTCTGGTTGGATTGGTTATCGTTATTTTTAGAACCCTGAAAAAAGTTCAGATTAAAAACAAGAAAATTGCTTTACAGTCGCTCAGACGTGAGATGAATCCGCATTTTATCTTTAATAGTTTGAATTCTGTAAATCATTTTATCGCAACTAATAATGAATTGGAAGCCAATCAGTATTTAACGAAATTTTCAAAACTTATGCGGGGGGTGATGGAAAACTCTACCGAAGATTTTATTCCTTTTCAGCAGGAACTGGATCTGCTTCAAAACTATCTTGCATTAGAAAAAACGC is a window of Candidatus Chryseobacterium colombiense DNA encoding:
- a CDS encoding histidine kinase, producing MKMLRLFVVFSLMVFGSKMYSQAINTAQEVQKESKKLKKAVDNKDESAQADSYYNIAESFFNDGNFPKSEEYYNKAKNIYEKLDDKPNIEKTSRKLAQSQEKQKKITPAISNYSRAAEMSFTEKSKQVNSNDATRLSASSAEEKATVIQNNIQINEKEKDKGNLAASYSQMADVNIEQKNIPKAEENLNNAYKASRQAAPQQALEISQKLTNFYVENKNFDKAIETKKKVLKESFVKDNSQEKVNQIQELADIYIKKNDTEAAVSLLKNAYKLSLEKGHTLEAQKSVKKLDSLYNISQNTDASVLLYRDFLEKLPDLVSKDKSLIDKKVLEDTEERISQLEKEKGLKDELIRKKNVFNYSLIGALLVLVGLVIVIFRTLKKVQIKNKKIALQSLRREMNPHFIFNSLNSVNHFIATNNELEANQYLTKFSKLMRGVMENSTEDFIPFQQELDLLQNYLALEKTRFSDKFDYEIEVDESLNTQSLKVPGMLVQPFLENAIWHGLRYRTTKGFLKLIFEKENQYLKITIEDNGIGIEESKKQKTQHQKNREGRGMKNTLERIALLNDLYHQKIQCKITDKKDEKGVLVEVTYKLINL